One segment of Amycolatopsis alba DSM 44262 DNA contains the following:
- a CDS encoding ABC transporter permease translates to MTLLAVERIKLFTTRSPWWCALIALSVVIGFAAIFAGALPAGEFTDVSNTQFGYTFGMTVIMVLAALSVTTEYRFGTIRTTFQAVPNRKAALLAKTGVVALLSLVIGEIAAFGAWGLASAMRPEDLMLNTAAEWLSVAGVGLVFALASVIAVAVGILIRQSAGAISLLLIYVLAVENLIRLIPKIGQDIYDWMPFHVADRFVTGSGPAVADAPLSQGGSLAYFAGFALVMLIISLVVAEKRDA, encoded by the coding sequence ATGACTCTGCTCGCCGTGGAACGCATCAAGCTGTTCACCACACGCTCACCCTGGTGGTGCGCGCTGATCGCCCTCTCGGTCGTGATCGGCTTCGCCGCCATCTTCGCCGGGGCCTTGCCGGCAGGCGAATTCACCGACGTCTCGAACACCCAGTTCGGCTACACCTTCGGTATGACCGTGATCATGGTGCTGGCCGCGCTTTCGGTGACCACCGAATACCGCTTCGGCACCATCCGCACCACTTTCCAGGCCGTGCCGAACCGCAAGGCGGCGCTGCTGGCGAAGACCGGCGTCGTCGCGCTGCTCTCGCTCGTGATCGGCGAGATCGCCGCGTTCGGCGCCTGGGGGCTCGCCTCGGCCATGCGGCCGGAAGACCTCATGCTGAACACCGCCGCGGAGTGGCTCAGCGTCGCCGGGGTGGGGCTGGTGTTCGCGCTCGCCTCCGTGATCGCGGTCGCCGTCGGCATCCTGATCCGGCAGAGCGCCGGCGCCATCTCGCTCCTGCTGATCTACGTCCTCGCGGTGGAGAACCTGATCCGGCTCATCCCGAAGATCGGCCAGGACATCTACGACTGGATGCCGTTCCACGTCGCCGACCGGTTCGTCACCGGTTCGGGCCCCGCCGTCGCGGACGCGCCGTTGAGCCAAGGCGGATCCCTGGCCTACTTCGCCGGTTTCGCGCTGGTGATGCTGATCATCTCGCTGGTCGTCGCCGAAAAACGCGACGCGTAA
- a CDS encoding TetR/AcrR family transcriptional regulator, which translates to MRTVDPAKHEAKRRAILDAAAWCFSEKGFEKTTTAEICRAAGISTGSLFHYFPNKRAVFVGIFEQDGDETEAMIAAAFEIEDPWEAILWVLAHMSEQLLHPMAAKLVLEVAAQCARDPELAELVQGNDRALRDALVGLVTRAVEAGRIDPGLDAKTAASWLVALIDAPLSRVILEPDLDPAAELAVMRVLISRFLRPVLPISPPAGGRVSDTGEISPG; encoded by the coding sequence ATGAGGACGGTCGACCCGGCCAAACACGAGGCGAAACGCCGCGCCATCCTCGACGCCGCCGCGTGGTGCTTCTCGGAGAAGGGCTTCGAGAAGACGACGACGGCGGAGATCTGCCGCGCCGCGGGGATCAGCACCGGCAGCCTGTTCCACTACTTCCCGAACAAGCGCGCGGTGTTCGTCGGCATCTTCGAGCAGGACGGCGACGAAACCGAGGCCATGATCGCGGCCGCCTTCGAGATCGAAGACCCGTGGGAGGCGATTCTCTGGGTCCTCGCGCACATGTCCGAACAGCTTCTCCACCCCATGGCGGCCAAACTCGTCCTCGAAGTCGCCGCGCAATGCGCTCGCGATCCCGAACTGGCCGAACTCGTCCAGGGCAACGACCGCGCCTTGCGTGACGCCCTGGTCGGTCTCGTGACACGGGCGGTGGAAGCGGGCCGGATCGATCCCGGCCTCGACGCGAAGACGGCGGCCAGCTGGCTCGTCGCGCTGATCGACGCGCCACTCTCCCGCGTGATTCTGGAGCCGGACCTCGATCCGGCCGCGGAACTGGCCGTGATGCGGGTGCTCATCTCCAGATTCCTTCGCCCCGTTCTGCCGATTTCGCCCCCGGCGGGCGGGCGGGTGTCCGACACTGGTGAAATCTCTCCGGGCTGA
- the grpE gene encoding nucleotide exchange factor GrpE: protein MRVGAWLRKKAVEEENPDDVPTGQISAVSIAAIIAEADGETSPPEGTEPVEAASNTDVESTTTGPADLEQALADRQALIQLCLYALDRARSGGVVERLEHGLAGIGVRALRPDGERFDPAVHEAGGAVATEDPALEGLVAETEVVGFADHDRVLRAPIVIVYAKKAQ, encoded by the coding sequence ATGCGGGTGGGAGCCTGGCTGCGCAAGAAAGCGGTCGAAGAGGAGAACCCGGACGACGTGCCGACCGGTCAGATCTCGGCGGTGAGCATCGCGGCGATCATCGCCGAAGCCGACGGTGAGACTTCGCCGCCCGAGGGAACCGAGCCGGTCGAAGCCGCGTCGAACACCGATGTGGAGTCCACGACCACGGGTCCGGCCGACCTCGAACAGGCTCTCGCCGACAGGCAGGCGCTGATCCAGCTCTGCCTGTACGCCCTCGATCGCGCCCGCAGCGGCGGCGTCGTCGAGCGGCTCGAACACGGTCTCGCCGGGATCGGCGTCCGTGCCCTGCGCCCGGACGGCGAGCGGTTCGACCCGGCCGTGCACGAGGCGGGCGGCGCGGTCGCGACCGAAGACCCGGCACTCGAAGGCCTGGTCGCGGAGACCGAGGTCGTCGGCTTCGCCGATCACGACCGGGTCCTGCGCGCGCCGATCGTCATCGTCTACGCGAAGAAGGCCCAGTGA
- a CDS encoding response regulator, with protein MIKVVVVDDQELMRVGFRMVLGAQADIDVVGEAGDGAQAIKLAEELRPDVVLMDVRMPVLDGVEATKRIVEAGTARVLVMTTFDLDEYVYSALQGGASGFLLKDTQPDHLVSALRAVASGDAVVSPSVTRRLLDRFVGGGGKPLRDAAELDVLTEREREVLVLIAKGLSNLEIAETLFLSEATVKTHVGRILSKLDLRDRVQAVVLAYETGLARPGVT; from the coding sequence GTGATCAAGGTGGTGGTCGTCGACGACCAGGAATTGATGCGCGTCGGGTTCCGGATGGTCCTGGGCGCGCAGGCCGACATCGATGTCGTCGGCGAGGCGGGTGACGGCGCGCAGGCCATCAAGCTCGCCGAGGAACTGCGGCCGGACGTCGTGCTGATGGACGTCCGGATGCCGGTGCTGGACGGGGTCGAGGCGACGAAGCGGATCGTCGAAGCCGGGACGGCCCGTGTGCTCGTGATGACGACGTTCGACCTGGACGAGTACGTCTATTCGGCGTTGCAGGGCGGGGCGAGCGGGTTCCTGCTGAAGGACACGCAGCCGGATCACCTGGTGTCGGCGCTGCGGGCGGTCGCTTCGGGCGACGCTGTGGTCTCGCCTTCGGTGACCAGGCGGCTGCTCGACCGGTTCGTCGGCGGCGGCGGGAAGCCGTTGCGGGACGCGGCCGAGCTCGACGTCCTCACCGAGCGGGAGCGGGAGGTGCTCGTGCTGATCGCGAAGGGCCTCTCGAACCTGGAGATCGCCGAGACGCTGTTCCTGTCCGAGGCGACGGTGAAGACGCACGTCGGGCGGATCCTGTCCAAGCTGGATCTGCGTGACCGGGTGCAGGCCGTCGTGCTCGCCTACGAGACCGGCCTGGCGCGGCCAGGGGTCACCTGA
- a CDS encoding VOC family protein, which produces MLRGLTTTTFYADDLAAAIEWYSDLFGIEPYFVRDGHDGKPAYAEFRIGDYQHEFGLVRGDYRPPLAQPGPGGAIANWAVDNVEDAFAALLAKGAKEYEPIIERGPGFVTAAVVDPFGNVLGIMVNQHYLDVLAGKKQR; this is translated from the coding sequence ATGCTGCGAGGTCTCACCACTACCACGTTCTACGCCGACGATCTGGCCGCCGCGATCGAGTGGTACTCGGATCTGTTCGGGATCGAGCCGTACTTCGTCCGCGACGGTCACGACGGCAAGCCGGCCTACGCCGAGTTCCGGATCGGCGACTACCAGCACGAGTTCGGCCTGGTCCGGGGCGACTACCGGCCGCCGCTGGCCCAGCCCGGCCCTGGCGGAGCCATCGCGAACTGGGCCGTCGACAACGTCGAGGACGCCTTCGCGGCGCTGCTCGCCAAGGGCGCGAAGGAGTACGAGCCGATCATCGAGCGCGGTCCGGGCTTCGTGACCGCGGCCGTCGTCGATCCCTTCGGCAACGTCCTCGGCATCATGGTCAACCAGCACTACCTGGACGTGCTGGCCGGGAAGAAGCAGCGGTGA
- a CDS encoding TetR/AcrR family transcriptional regulator, with product MARPRTITDERLLEAAGTVIGKVGPGFTLAQVAAEAGVAVGTVAQRFGSKNGLLQALSRLNTRSVVGLMRDCGELADPVEALRAAVVVIYEGLGTAETAANHLGQLGVDIGDPELRALLGEHFTAVEAELRRLTRAAARDLPGAPGVVRAARVLLGVANGVALDWSIRPKGRIVDRLGQDVDAVLTAWKGVS from the coding sequence ATGGCGAGGCCCCGCACCATCACCGACGAACGACTGCTGGAAGCGGCGGGGACCGTGATCGGCAAGGTCGGCCCTGGTTTCACGCTGGCCCAGGTGGCGGCGGAGGCAGGCGTCGCGGTCGGCACCGTCGCCCAGCGGTTCGGTTCGAAAAACGGCCTCCTCCAGGCGTTGAGCCGGTTGAACACGCGATCCGTCGTGGGGCTGATGCGGGACTGCGGCGAGCTGGCCGATCCCGTGGAGGCCCTGCGCGCGGCGGTCGTCGTGATCTACGAGGGCCTGGGGACGGCGGAAACCGCGGCGAACCATCTCGGGCAGCTGGGGGTGGACATCGGTGATCCGGAACTCCGTGCCCTGCTGGGTGAACATTTCACCGCCGTGGAGGCGGAGTTGCGGCGGCTGACGCGTGCCGCGGCACGGGACCTGCCGGGGGCGCCGGGGGTCGTCCGTGCGGCGCGAGTGCTGCTGGGGGTGGCGAACGGGGTCGCGCTGGACTGGTCGATCCGGCCGAAGGGCCGGATCGTCGACCGACTGGGGCAAGACGTGGACGCGGTGCTGACCGCGTGGAAAGGAGTGTCCTGA
- a CDS encoding sensor histidine kinase: MRAHPMAGDSFIAVVLLLTDLLFYVAAVETPEVPMPPWYVVVPLDIAMVTPLVFRRKATLWSAYALLLVSIPHGALELGAASAFGVMISIYSVLVYVGRKQGLLFLLATLITSSVQLWVDPPEDVWVLAIIGVFSTALCWTLGEFAGARRAYHEEVEARLHLLETERDQATRIAVGEERGRIARELHDVVAHAVSVMVVQADGASYAVDGNPEMAKRALQTISETGRGALAELRRLLDVLRSDGDDEPRVPQPDASALTDLADRIRQAGVPVTLAIGSDALDGLPAGVSLGVYRIVQESLTNTLKHAGHGAQAEVLVRREKDVIDVRVTDDGAGRAKQLVPAATKTASHGAPSGPRKLSVPGGNGLIGMRERANVFGGTLEVGPAPGGGWQVHARLPVRLAT; the protein is encoded by the coding sequence ATGCGTGCCCACCCCATGGCGGGGGACAGTTTCATCGCCGTCGTCCTGTTGCTGACCGACCTGCTGTTCTACGTGGCGGCGGTCGAGACGCCGGAAGTCCCGATGCCGCCCTGGTACGTGGTCGTGCCGCTGGACATCGCGATGGTCACCCCGCTGGTGTTCCGGCGGAAGGCGACGCTGTGGTCGGCGTACGCGCTGCTGCTGGTCAGCATCCCGCACGGGGCGCTGGAACTGGGCGCCGCCAGCGCGTTCGGGGTGATGATCAGCATCTACTCGGTGCTGGTCTACGTCGGACGCAAGCAGGGGCTGCTGTTCCTGCTGGCGACGCTGATCACGTCGTCGGTCCAGCTGTGGGTCGACCCGCCGGAGGACGTGTGGGTGCTGGCGATCATCGGCGTCTTCTCCACCGCACTGTGCTGGACGCTCGGCGAATTCGCCGGCGCGAGGCGCGCCTATCACGAGGAGGTGGAAGCCAGGTTGCATCTACTTGAGACGGAACGGGACCAGGCGACCAGGATCGCCGTCGGCGAGGAACGCGGCCGGATTGCCCGTGAGCTGCATGACGTCGTAGCGCACGCGGTGAGCGTGATGGTCGTGCAGGCCGACGGCGCGTCCTACGCGGTCGACGGGAATCCCGAGATGGCGAAACGGGCCTTGCAGACGATTTCGGAGACCGGCCGCGGCGCGCTCGCCGAACTGCGGCGGCTGCTGGACGTGCTCCGCAGCGACGGTGACGACGAGCCGCGGGTGCCGCAGCCGGACGCCAGCGCGCTGACCGACCTCGCGGACCGGATCCGCCAGGCGGGGGTGCCGGTGACGCTGGCGATCGGTTCCGACGCGCTCGACGGGCTGCCGGCCGGTGTCTCGCTCGGCGTGTACCGGATCGTGCAGGAGTCGCTGACGAACACGCTGAAACACGCCGGGCATGGCGCGCAGGCGGAGGTGCTGGTGCGCCGGGAGAAGGACGTGATCGACGTCCGGGTCACCGACGACGGCGCGGGCCGGGCGAAGCAGCTGGTGCCCGCGGCCACGAAGACGGCGTCGCACGGCGCGCCGTCGGGACCGCGGAAGCTTTCCGTCCCCGGCGGGAACGGATTGATCGGAATGAGGGAACGGGCGAACGTCTTCGGCGGCACGCTGGAGGTCGGGCCCGCTCCCGGTGGAGGGTGGCAAGTGCACGCGAGGCTCCCGGTTAGGTTGGCGACGTGA
- a CDS encoding ABC transporter permease — MTAANLLRAERIKLLSTRAPWWCAGIAVVLAIGYTALFFGFVPLENQTTVATTQTASAMGRTVVLVLAILAAATEFNWGTLKLTFQAVPSRVPALLAKGAVVGLFSGLIGLIVGFCSWGIAYLIKPAADLGLASGADWRAVAGQGLTFALTGLLGVGLGLLFRSPAFALVFALAWTQLIEGLVMLIPRVGGDIYQWMPFVAANQFAGPDLTVSMLKLAPPLGPWGYLTYFGGICVIVYTAGLMITHRRDA; from the coding sequence ATGACCGCGGCGAACCTGCTCCGCGCCGAGCGGATCAAGCTGCTGAGCACGCGTGCGCCCTGGTGGTGCGCCGGAATCGCGGTCGTCCTCGCGATCGGCTACACCGCACTGTTCTTCGGTTTCGTACCGCTGGAGAACCAGACGACCGTCGCCACCACGCAGACGGCCAGTGCCATGGGCCGGACCGTGGTGCTCGTCCTCGCCATCCTCGCGGCGGCGACCGAGTTCAACTGGGGCACGCTGAAGCTCACCTTCCAGGCGGTGCCGTCCCGCGTTCCCGCCTTGCTGGCGAAGGGCGCCGTCGTCGGGCTGTTCTCGGGCCTGATCGGCCTGATCGTGGGCTTCTGCTCCTGGGGAATCGCGTATCTGATCAAACCGGCCGCCGACCTCGGCCTGGCTTCGGGCGCCGACTGGCGCGCGGTCGCGGGGCAAGGGCTGACCTTCGCGCTGACCGGTCTCCTCGGTGTCGGCCTCGGGCTGCTGTTCCGCAGTCCCGCGTTCGCCCTCGTGTTCGCGTTGGCCTGGACACAGTTGATCGAAGGGCTCGTCATGCTGATTCCCCGCGTTGGCGGCGACATCTACCAGTGGATGCCGTTCGTCGCCGCGAATCAGTTCGCCGGACCGGATCTGACGGTTTCGATGCTGAAGCTCGCGCCGCCCTTGGGGCCGTGGGGTTATTTGACATATTTCGGCGGCATCTGCGTGATTGTCTATACGGCCGGACTGATGATCACCCATCGAAGGGACGCGTGA
- a CDS encoding ABC transporter ATP-binding protein translates to MIEATRLTKRYGDKLAVDDLSFTAEAGRVTGFLGPNGAGKSTTMRMMLGLDGPTSGSATIDGKAYRELRDPLRTIGGMIDASWRHPGRTAREHLRWIAATNGLPDKRVDEVLRLVGLESVARKRAGQFSLGMSQRLGIATALLGDPRVLLFDEPVNGLDPEGIVWIRRLMHALAAEGRTVFVSSHLLPEMAQTAQDLVVIGRGKLIYQGTMEDFIGRAKGLGVRVRSPHLPELRTALTEKGAEFREEDGAIVVSEMDSDAIGELAFTAGATLHELKPLTGSLEQAYMQLTAEAVEYGAGVPEVAR, encoded by the coding sequence ATGATCGAGGCCACCAGGCTCACGAAGCGTTACGGCGACAAACTCGCCGTCGATGATCTCTCCTTCACCGCCGAGGCGGGTCGGGTGACCGGATTCCTCGGCCCCAACGGTGCGGGCAAGTCCACCACCATGCGGATGATGCTCGGGCTGGACGGCCCCACGTCGGGTTCGGCGACGATCGACGGCAAGGCCTACCGCGAGCTGCGTGATCCACTTCGGACGATCGGCGGCATGATCGACGCGTCGTGGCGGCACCCTGGCCGCACCGCCCGCGAGCACCTCCGGTGGATCGCCGCGACCAACGGCCTTCCCGACAAACGGGTCGACGAGGTGCTCCGGCTGGTCGGCCTGGAGTCGGTCGCGCGCAAACGGGCCGGGCAGTTCTCCCTCGGGATGTCGCAGCGGCTCGGGATCGCGACGGCGTTGCTGGGTGACCCGCGGGTACTGCTGTTCGACGAGCCGGTCAACGGGCTCGACCCCGAGGGCATCGTGTGGATCCGGCGGCTGATGCACGCGCTCGCCGCCGAGGGCCGCACCGTGTTCGTGTCCAGCCACCTGCTGCCGGAGATGGCGCAGACCGCGCAGGACCTCGTCGTGATCGGCCGGGGGAAGCTGATCTACCAGGGCACGATGGAGGACTTCATCGGCCGCGCGAAGGGCCTCGGCGTGCGGGTCCGCAGCCCGCATCTGCCCGAACTGCGGACGGCGCTGACCGAGAAGGGCGCCGAGTTCCGCGAGGAGGACGGCGCGATCGTCGTGTCCGAAATGGACAGTGACGCCATCGGCGAACTCGCCTTCACCGCGGGCGCGACCCTCCACGAGCTGAAACCGCTCACCGGGTCGCTCGAACAGGCGTACATGCAACTCACAGCCGAAGCCGTCGAGTACGGCGCAGGTGTCCCGGAGGTGGCCCGATGA
- a CDS encoding SDR family NAD(P)-dependent oxidoreductase encodes MDRKVAVVTGATRGCGRAIAVELGRLGWTVFVTGRTTRDRQSPMKRSETIEDTAELVDAAGGWGIPVRTDFTEVSDVDALKARIESEVDGRIDLLVDDVWGGDQFADFDGAYWNSSLDDALTLVHNAIDTHLIALHRLLPLVVRREGGLVIEVTDGDHDEYVGAGIPYFLAKCGIRAIGRALGAELKKYDCVGMTVTPGFLRSEAMLDYFGVTEETWRDAVGKAAPVDFAISETPALLGRGVAKLATDPEVSRFAGKTLASWTLMNEYGLTDVDGSRPDFGKWMAEVRDKGQDTATADHSLYR; translated from the coding sequence ATGGACCGGAAAGTGGCCGTCGTCACGGGGGCGACGCGAGGATGCGGCCGGGCGATCGCGGTGGAGCTGGGCAGGCTCGGCTGGACGGTGTTCGTCACCGGCCGCACGACGAGGGACCGGCAGTCGCCGATGAAGCGGTCGGAGACGATCGAGGACACCGCAGAGCTCGTCGACGCGGCGGGCGGCTGGGGGATCCCCGTCCGCACCGACTTCACCGAAGTGTCCGATGTGGACGCGCTGAAGGCGCGGATCGAGTCCGAAGTGGACGGCCGGATCGACCTGCTGGTCGACGACGTCTGGGGTGGAGACCAGTTCGCGGACTTCGACGGGGCGTACTGGAACTCCAGCCTCGACGACGCGCTCACGCTGGTGCACAACGCGATCGACACGCACCTGATCGCGTTGCACCGGCTGCTCCCGCTGGTCGTCCGGCGGGAGGGCGGACTCGTCATCGAGGTCACCGACGGTGACCACGACGAGTACGTCGGCGCGGGAATCCCGTATTTCCTCGCGAAATGCGGGATCCGCGCGATCGGCCGGGCGCTCGGCGCCGAACTGAAGAAGTACGACTGCGTCGGCATGACCGTCACGCCGGGTTTCCTGCGGTCGGAGGCGATGCTCGACTACTTCGGGGTCACCGAGGAGACCTGGCGTGACGCGGTGGGCAAGGCCGCCCCGGTCGACTTCGCCATCTCGGAGACCCCGGCGCTGCTCGGGCGCGGGGTCGCGAAGCTGGCGACCGACCCGGAGGTCTCGCGGTTCGCGGGCAAGACGCTGGCGTCGTGGACGCTGATGAACGAGTACGGCCTGACCGACGTCGACGGCTCGCGCCCCGACTTCGGCAAGTGGATGGCCGAAGTCCGGGACAAGGGCCAGGACACGGCTACGGCCGACCACTCCCTGTACCGCTGA
- a CDS encoding ABC transporter ATP-binding protein, which yields MIEAAGLTKRYGKTLAVNNLSFSVASGKVTGFLGPNGAGKSTTMRMILGLDNPTSGQVRIGGKQYRELKEPLRTVGALLDAKWVHPNRSARAHLQWMAKSNKIPAGRVDEVLETVGLTSVAGKRAGGFSLGMSQRLGIAAALLGDPEVLLFDEPVNGLDPEGILWIRKFMHRLADDGRTVFVSSHLLSEMALTASQLVVIGKGQLISQSSTEDFVARAAENTVKVRSPQLPALRAALTQASAQVTDEDRAIIVSGLDSDKIGEIAAANQIVLHELSPQTGSLEQAFMQITGDSVEYHTGLEAEAAEVVSAAQ from the coding sequence ATGATCGAGGCAGCGGGCCTCACCAAGCGGTACGGCAAGACACTGGCGGTGAACAACCTGTCCTTCTCCGTCGCGAGCGGGAAGGTCACCGGATTCCTCGGCCCCAACGGGGCGGGCAAGTCGACGACCATGCGGATGATCCTCGGCCTGGACAATCCGACCTCGGGTCAGGTGCGCATCGGTGGCAAGCAGTACCGCGAGCTGAAGGAACCGCTGCGGACCGTCGGGGCGCTGCTGGACGCCAAGTGGGTGCACCCCAACCGGTCGGCGCGGGCGCACCTGCAGTGGATGGCCAAGTCCAACAAGATCCCGGCGGGCCGGGTCGACGAGGTGCTCGAGACCGTCGGGCTCACCAGCGTCGCCGGGAAGCGCGCCGGTGGATTCTCGCTCGGCATGTCGCAGCGGCTCGGGATCGCGGCCGCACTGCTGGGCGACCCTGAGGTCCTCCTGTTCGACGAGCCGGTCAACGGGCTCGACCCGGAGGGCATCCTCTGGATCCGCAAGTTCATGCACCGGCTGGCCGACGACGGCCGCACGGTGTTCGTTTCCTCGCACCTTCTCTCGGAGATGGCGCTGACCGCGAGCCAGCTGGTCGTGATCGGCAAGGGACAGTTGATCTCCCAGTCCTCCACCGAGGATTTCGTGGCGCGGGCCGCCGAAAACACGGTCAAGGTCAGGTCGCCGCAACTGCCCGCGCTGCGCGCCGCGCTGACGCAGGCGAGTGCCCAGGTCACCGACGAGGACCGCGCGATCATCGTGTCCGGTTTGGACAGTGACAAGATCGGCGAGATCGCCGCGGCCAACCAGATCGTGCTGCACGAACTCAGCCCGCAGACCGGCTCCCTGGAGCAGGCCTTCATGCAGATCACCGGCGATTCGGTCGAGTACCACACCGGTCTCGAAGCCGAAGCCGCCGAAGTGGTCTCCGCCGCCCAGTAG
- a CDS encoding dynamin family protein: MSVANLCHRLQPQVSARTAAGFAEVLRRLGGPLQVAVAGRIKSGKSTLVNALIGRRVAPTDVGECTRLVTRFQYGTVDRVEIVFNDGRKQVLPFAADGMIPAELGIDIDKVSHIEAYLTNAVLQGMTVIDTPGLGSLDAASVSRTEELLGAAKHRKPDSDEEEEEGSDELDDTSRSAVAGAEAVLYVVTQGVRADDQQALAAFTAATASREAGPVNAIAVLNKADTIAPESVEGSGGDVWKAATLLSEKQASTLKPRVADVLPVIGLIAESAESGGFTSGDAEALRQLSGMDDDILETMLISADIFTSWDCDVAAGTRLRLLEKLDLFGVRYAVEAIRAEPEITAGSLRRKLLDASGLEAVRQRLSIVFAARADGIKAAAALASVTALAHASGDPSERQRVHDAIEVLLAKPEAHQLRLLEALTLVASGAVDMPEDLSEEVLRVGSNADIGAQLGKPGAPRAELAAHALERAGWWRSFASFGATPAQSRVAHVVHRAYFLIWQQIRD, encoded by the coding sequence ATGTCGGTGGCGAACCTCTGCCACCGCCTGCAGCCGCAGGTGTCCGCGCGCACCGCGGCGGGCTTCGCCGAGGTCCTGCGAAGACTGGGCGGCCCGCTTCAGGTCGCCGTCGCCGGCCGCATCAAATCCGGTAAGTCCACCCTGGTCAACGCCCTGATCGGCCGCCGGGTCGCGCCGACCGACGTCGGCGAGTGCACCCGGCTGGTGACCCGGTTCCAGTACGGCACGGTCGACCGCGTCGAGATCGTCTTCAACGACGGGCGCAAACAGGTGCTGCCCTTCGCCGCCGACGGGATGATCCCGGCTGAGCTGGGCATCGACATCGACAAGGTCTCGCATATCGAGGCGTACCTCACCAACGCGGTCCTCCAGGGCATGACCGTCATCGACACTCCTGGTCTCGGGTCGCTCGACGCCGCGTCGGTGTCGCGGACCGAGGAGCTGCTGGGCGCGGCCAAGCACCGCAAGCCCGACAGCGACGAAGAGGAAGAAGAAGGCTCAGACGAGCTGGACGACACCTCGCGCAGCGCCGTCGCGGGCGCCGAGGCCGTGCTGTACGTCGTCACGCAGGGCGTGCGCGCCGACGACCAGCAGGCGCTGGCCGCGTTCACCGCCGCGACCGCGAGCCGCGAGGCGGGGCCGGTCAACGCGATCGCGGTCCTCAACAAGGCGGACACCATCGCACCCGAGTCGGTCGAAGGCTCGGGCGGCGACGTGTGGAAGGCCGCGACGCTGTTGTCGGAGAAGCAGGCCTCGACGCTGAAGCCCCGCGTCGCGGACGTGCTCCCGGTGATCGGGCTGATCGCCGAGTCGGCCGAGTCCGGCGGGTTCACCTCCGGCGACGCCGAGGCGCTGCGCCAGCTGTCCGGGATGGACGACGACATCCTCGAGACCATGCTGATCTCGGCGGACATCTTCACCAGCTGGGACTGCGACGTCGCGGCGGGGACACGGCTGCGGCTGCTGGAGAAACTGGACCTGTTCGGCGTCCGCTACGCCGTCGAGGCGATCCGCGCGGAGCCGGAGATCACCGCGGGCTCACTGCGGCGGAAGCTGCTCGACGCCTCGGGGCTCGAAGCCGTCCGACAGCGGCTGAGCATCGTCTTCGCCGCCCGCGCCGACGGCATCAAGGCGGCCGCCGCGCTGGCTTCGGTCACCGCGCTGGCCCACGCGTCGGGCGACCCGTCGGAACGGCAGCGCGTCCACGACGCGATCGAGGTCCTGCTCGCCAAGCCCGAGGCACACCAGCTGCGGCTGCTCGAAGCGCTCACGCTGGTCGCGTCCGGCGCCGTCGACATGCCCGAGGACCTGTCCGAGGAGGTCCTGCGGGTCGGCAGCAACGCCGACATCGGCGCCCAGCTCGGCAAGCCGGGCGCTCCCCGCGCCGAACTCGCCGCTCACGCACTGGAACGCGCCGGCTGGTGGCGCTCCTTCGCGTCCTTCGGCGCGACGCCCGCCCAGAGCCGCGTCGCGCACGTCGTGCACCGCGCGTACTTCCTCATCTGGCAGCAGATCCGCGACTGA
- a CDS encoding YqeB family protein, producing METIVDEPQWLRTASWLGCPLVGAGIGWFLQSIADWVVSLSWVPFKGPFQLVSDIPDPWGPVAGAGAGLVLGLLFAAVWAHERLIVKVTPTRITLTVKGRTRAYEAELQAVFLDGKELVLLASDGRELAREKGDVDREAVAKAFTEHGYPWHAEPPAVK from the coding sequence ATGGAAACGATCGTCGACGAGCCCCAGTGGCTGCGCACGGCCTCCTGGCTCGGCTGTCCGCTGGTGGGCGCCGGGATCGGCTGGTTCCTCCAGTCGATCGCGGACTGGGTGGTCTCCCTGAGCTGGGTCCCGTTCAAGGGGCCGTTCCAGCTCGTCTCGGACATCCCCGACCCGTGGGGCCCGGTGGCCGGGGCGGGCGCCGGCCTGGTCCTAGGGCTGCTGTTCGCCGCGGTCTGGGCGCACGAGCGGCTGATCGTCAAGGTGACGCCGACCCGCATCACCCTGACCGTCAAGGGCCGCACCCGCGCCTACGAGGCCGAACTGCAGGCCGTCTTCCTCGACGGCAAGGAGCTCGTCCTGCTCGCCTCGGACGGCCGGGAACTGGCGCGGGAGAAGGGTGACGTCGACCGCGAAGCCGTCGCCAAGGCCTTCACCGAACACGGCTACCCGTGGCACGCCGAACCGCCGGCGGTGAAATGA